A window of the Candida orthopsilosis Co 90-125, chromosome 1 draft sequence genome harbors these coding sequences:
- a CDS encoding Srb9 protein (protein with similarity to S. cerevisiae Srb9p transcription mediator), translated as MLTRQISNIRTNYFKIGHVKNVQYSIYTTADNNEQELLELELSLRHKNPNILITYYNKCLFHFLIDEGIHNQQSSLIESNPAVSIKFQSTVAAEKLANPPKTVDNEEYLAFASISFLRSLKKMILYNLSVSKVVKVFGNHCVATKNDASYRIICIDPLLLTNGDMLMSCVERKTPELYSSSLLFPNESFKSQAFVVYILPSGIRCHLFDPTNFKSNFVTKPQFENKQLLRLLQLNTGIESLQGATWVKLIPNLKHLNNQTSPISKFVHTVENKKYILWPWNLCLLQFGLREKRRKDLESTSKYANPMNLLSEFLDFNIGHNAELERVKQQQQQQREKLEMQPINIPTNNPTSFPSAKQDHYSPSTGSTNTANDASRNLGPLDIGINTPLGGDIFNLQVNDNFFSKQEANAPEEKASDDDNEMEIDELFGGEEDASEDNPIDENCSGSAERIAEKNNEDGVDTLFGSSANSESPLPESENNQEVTSNRFESTLDGQSRKILPYIDILSTGMTVEKSTTPIYSDPGAPAPINPTPMMYSSKISADSTFFKPQIDTQGDGHRTNGDVEATVQNKQTLFSPLAFHPVIKKDIDTKYGKGGKFYFDKDVDGGGKLGVRATSVSGTSPSSLREVKKQRVQLDYDSNSEESDEDDDSDEMSHLSDEQRDTFHQSSQVNAMGANSVLDFGVTSVGPEKSMLFTPMLPTGGFGSPYVNNFGKSAGKPDTPLPLNEIHSSMTPAFYDASSGHQSPQSNNFETKRETESPTKTTETSNFLPLILRNVNVSTIPSSFLMNNLVSERLIPTFSMTEDEGDNDLETANKDELIVKLGHLKELLNFISSNIVFDLGATSKMYSKFGLEIEKDLICSNVVEYQTPNNEFLQRIKSIFPLSYQVCLSEFIFDNKSVDEVSILDEGLSFLEHLTEDRNSETPKGITKELDSLTWSFSDSAANQESFEKYNMLLQKLSSLSWSQDSHIFQTDDVKVQVNKNGSIINLNSVGLEFWEYLDFGPVGGQKNFQLLAIGETSEFESSAYLHEFTDRLINNYKSCNFGSISKLNLSTVDTRPDLEPVTNGVMLMSENSSLNHAGYSQVNKKLNSLAELIKLDLINKTNNFEFDRPLLVLFINFDESFNSILQISKVLRNFKVALLNFQVPLVQIFAKIVPASMISKKVGSDVTLNLFNNYSLSKISSILYNECPQDGSPKLKACQLYAPLVKEAPSRIPFKFINNSYRDIAGSDDTFIHVAYERSIDKNWFAAAWTDPLGLVKHTKSWYCSLGGGESNGTKPSSHGFQNDRMDVAAIADDIWNISSELFSALNRVNERENSIGGKRFLVLTRINSVIPDDELVHWKRLSMRYKDISLIVLSVNRTPKLTLSLSADNFISTYNSPERDRDSFFSFRNSNNVNNTSPNTSNGGSVLVTSPNGLTFHSPQQFLNVPSNFLSPQEVPTPGASGGGISDTQNEPDAVLKSADGDIFGIVPQVQLPSFNSPSRMNMKTGYLVKEQAVTLSDNEKGLLVFEVNLLSCSNYWNLDSLMKMILKQYKSLTVLNDVLGMRPVNHFSEADSERPTYSEMACLVPWHVNAVGKLLNYLVHIYVEE; from the coding sequence ATGCTAACTAGGCAGATTTCAAATATAAGAACAAACTACTTCAAAATTGGCCACGTGAAAAATGTTCAATACTCAATATACACCACCGCAGACAATAATGAACAGGAGCTCTTGGAGTTGGAATTGAGTCTACGTCACAAGAATCCGAATATTTTAATTACATACTACAACAAATGCTTATTCCACTTCTTGATAGACGAGGGTATTCACAATCAGCAGCTGTCATTGATCGAGTCCAACCCTGCTGTGAGtatcaaatttcaatcaaccGTAGCTGCGGAAAAGTTGGCCAATCCACCCAAAACAGTTGACAATGAAGAATACCTCGCATTTGCAAGCATTAGTTTCCTTAgatcattgaaaaagatgataTTGTACAATTTGTCGGTGCTGAAAGTTGTTAAGGTATTTGGTAACCATTGTGTTGCCACTAAAAATGACGCATCATACCGGATAATATGCATTGATCCTTTACTTCTCACCAATGGAGATATGCTCATGTCTTGTGTTGAACGGAAAACACCTGAACTTTATAGTTCTTCGTTGTTGTTCCCAAACgaaagtttcaaaagtcAAGCCTTTGTTGTATATATTCTACCCAGCGGTATCAGGTGCCATCTATTCGACCCTACGAACTTCAAAAGTAATTTTGTTACAAAACCACAATTTGAGAACAAACAGCTACTACGATTACTTCAGTTAAACACGGGAATTGAGAGCTTGCAGGGGGCAACGTGGGTGAAACTaataccaaatttgaagCATTTAAACAATCAAACATCCcccatttccaaatttgttCACACAGTGGAAAACAAGAAATATATATTGTGGCCTTGGAATCTTTGTCTTTTACAATTCGGTTTGCGAGAGAAGAGGAGAAAAGACTTGGAATCGACATCGAAGTACGCCAATCCAATGAACTTGTTGTCTGAATTTCTTGACTTTAATATTGGTCACAACGCAGAACTAGAAAGGGtgaaacaacagcagcaacaacaacgagAAAAGCTTGAGATGCAACCGATAAACATACCTACAAACAACCCCACGTCTTTTCCCTCAGCAAAACAAGATCACTACAGTCCTTCCACTGGATCTACAAATACCGCGAACGATGCATCCAGAAATTTGGGTCCACTAGATATAGGCATTAATACGCCTTTGGGAGGTGACATCTTTAACTTGCAGGTTAATGACAACTTTTTTTCTAAACAAGAAGCTAATGCCCCAGAAGAGAAAGCGTCGGATGATGATAACGAGATGGAAATTGACGAATTATTTGGCGGGGAAGAGGATGCAAGTGAAGACAATCCAATTGACGAAAACTGTTCTGGCTCGGCTGAAAGAATAGCAGAGAAGAATAATGAGGATGGTGTTGACACATTGTTTGGAAGCAGTGCAAACCTGGAATCTCCTCTACCTGAAAGCGAAAATAATCAAGAAGTAACATCAAATAGATTTGAGTCAACTTTAGATGGTCAATCCAGAAAAATACTTCCTTATATTGACATTTTAAGTACTGGAATGACAGTGGAAAAATCCACCACTCCCATATATTCTGACCCTGGAGCTCCTGCTCCGATAAACCCAACCCCTATGATGTATTCAAGCAAGATTTCGGCAGATAGTACGTTTTTCAAGCCACAGATAGATACTCAAGGGGATGGCCATCGGACTAACGGGGACGTCGAAGCGACGGTGCAAAACAAACAGACCCTCTTTTCTCCATTGGCCTTTCATCCCGTGATCAAAAAGGATATCGATACAAAATACGGCAAAGGCGGAAAGTTTTATTTCGACAAGGACGTGGATGGAGGTGGTAAATTGGGCGTTAGAGCAACAAGTGTGAGCGGAACGTCTCCGCTGTCATTACGGGAAGTAAAAAAGCAACGTGTTCAATTGGACTACGACTCCAATAGTGAAGAAAGTGACGAAGACGACGATCTGGATGAGATGTCACATCTTTCGGACGAGCAACGAGATACATTTCATCAGTCAAGCCAAGTCAATGCAATGGGAGCAAATAGtgttttggattttggAGTGACAAGTGTTGGTCCCGAGAAGTCTATGTTATTTACGCCAATGTTGCCCACAGGTGGTTTTGGCTCACCATATGTCAATAATTTCGGAAAACTGGCGGGTAAACCGGATACACCTTTACCTCTAAACGAGATCCACTCTTCGATGACACCGGCATTCTACGATGCATCAAGTGGGCATCAGTCTCCACAGCTGAACAATTTTGAGACCAAGAGGGAAACAGAGTCCCCAACCAAAACCACTGAAACGTCCAACTTCTTgccattgattttgagaaaTGTGAATGTGTCGACTATTCCGAGCTCGTTTTTAATGAATAATTTGGTCAGTGAGAGATTAATAccaacattttcaatgacAGAGGACGAAGGTGACAATGACTTGGAGACTGCGAATAaggatgaattgattgtaaAATTGGGGCACTTGAAAGAGCTATTAAATTTCATTTCGAGCAACATCGTTTTCGATTTGGGAGCCACCTCAAAGATGTATTCCAAGTTTGGCCTTGAAATCGAAAAGGATTTGATCTGCTCCAACGTAGTTGAGTATCAAACTCCGAACAATGAGTTTTTACAGCGAATAAAGTCAATCTTTCCCCTTTCTTATCAAGTTTGCTTGCTGGAGTTTATTTTTGACAATAAATCTGTTGACGAGGTTAGCATTCTTGACGAGGGATTAAGCTTTTTGGAACACCTCACTGAAGATAGAAATCTGGAGACCCCAAAAGGCATAACGAAAGAACTTGATTCGTTGACTTGGAGTTTTCTGGATAGCGCCGCAAATCAGGAgagttttgaaaagtataatATGTTGTTACAAAAATTGAGTTCCCTCTCATGGCTGCAAGATAGTCACATATTCCAGACAGATGACGTAAAGGTTCAAGTGAATAAGAACGGCAGCATCATCAACCTCAACAGTGTTGGACTTGAATTTTGGGAATACTTGGATTTTGGTCCCGTTGGAGGGCAAAAGAATTTTCAGTTACTAGCTATCGGTGAGACTTCGGAATTTGAGTCTAGTGCTTATCTCCACGAGTTCACTGATAGGCTCATTAATAACTACAAAAGCTGCAACTTTGGCTCAATATCGAAATTGAACTTATCTACGGTTGACACGAGACCTGATTTGGAACCTGTGACTAATGGAGTTATGCTAATGAGTGAGAATCTGTCACTCAATCATGCTGGCTACAGCCAGGTGAACAAAAAGCTCAATTCTTTAGCCgagttgataaaattggatttgatcaacaagactaataattttgaatttgatagaCCGTTACTagttcttttcatcaattttgacgagagtttcaattcaatccTTCAGATATCAAAAGTGCTTCGAAACTTCAAAGTGGCTCTTTTAAATTTCCAAGTGCCGTTGGttcaaatatttgcaaaGATTGTACCCGCGTCTATGATTTCGAAGAAAGTCGGATCAGATGTCACCCTaaacttgttcaataaCTACAGTTTGTCAAAAATATCACTGATCTTATACAACGAATGTCCCCAAGATGGAAGTCCAAAGCTTAAAGCATGTCAACTATACGCTCCTTTAGTAAAGGAAGCGCCTTCAAGAATCCCGTTCAAGTTTATTAACAACAGCTACCGTGATATAGCAGGCTCAGACGACACATTCATCCACGTAGCATACGAGAGGTCTATTGATAAAAACTGGTTTGCTGCTGCTTGGACTGATCCGTTAGGTCTTGTGAAGCATACAAAGTCATGGTACTGTTCCCTTGGTGGCGGTGAATCAAATGGGACAAAGCCTTCGTCCCATGGCTTCCAGAACGACAGAATGGATGTTGCCGCAATTGCCGACGACATTTGGAACATCTCGTCGGAGCTATTTAGCGCATTGAATCGAGTTAACGAGCGAGAAAATTCAATAGGAGGCAAAAGGTTCTTGGTGTTAACGAGAATCAATAGTGTTATTCCCGATGATGAGTTAGTACACTGGAAACGCCTCAGTATGAGATATAAAGACATCTCCTTGATAGTGTTATCTGTAAACAGAACTCCAAAATTGACCCTATCGTTGAGTGCAGATAACTTTATTTCAACTTATAACTCACCCGAAAGAGATAGGGATAGTTTTTTCAGCTTcagaaattcaaacaatgtGAACAACACATCGCCAAATACTTCAAATGGGGGCTCAGTGTTGGTGACATCGCCAAATGGCTTGACGTTTCATTCGCCACAACAATTCTTAAATGTGCCTTCTAATTTTTTGTCTCCGCAAGAAGTTCCAACTCCAGGAGCCAGTGGGGGAGGAATATCGGACACTCAAAACGAGCCTGACGCAGTATTGAAGAGCGCCGATGGAGACATTTTTGGGATAGTTCCTCAGGTGCAACTCccttctttcaattcaccaAGCAGGATGAACATGAAAACAGGATACCTCGTCAAAGAACAAGCTGTCACTTTAAGTGACAATGAGAAAGGATTGTTGGTGTTTGAAGTTAATTTACTTAGTTGCTCAAATTACTGGAATTTGGAtagtttgatgaaaatgatattgaaacaGTACAAGAGCTTGACagttttgaatgatgtCCTCGGTATGAGGCCAGTCAATCATTTCAGTGAAGCAGATTCTGAGAGACCCACTTATTCAGAAATGGCATGTTTAGTTCCCTGGCATGTCAATGCCGTGGGGAAGTTACTAAACTATTTGGTGCATATATATGTAGAAGAGTGA
- a CDS encoding Spt5 protein (protein similar to S. cerevisiae Spt5p transcription elongation factor): MSDEPKIKQEENELTFDEEFRRADDTVQTSHKRPREEDDEEKEEEEEEEEAVENGSNEDDEDDEDEDEDEDEESVPNRRRKKKRGANQFFDIEAEVDEEEEDEADEDDEEAEMLRQEFITDDHAGDDRDEAHQDDRTHRQFDRRRQEAEDQDAEQLAETLKQRYRKSHVAYRGDTAAGGTVSQKLLMPSINDPSIYAIRCTPGKEKELVRKLYDKKRTLERRKMPLDILTVFQRDSFRGYIYIEAKRSDAIDRALEGMVNVFLRDKLLVSVKEYPDLLKQVKSSDVEIVPGIYVRITRGKYKGDLAIVENLSENGLDVLCKVVPRLDYGKNDEFTEDGKRIKSTIRPPPRLFSGKDAKTYDPANVQQRGEKRFTYKGDEYEDGFLYKDFKLQYIQTKDVHPTLAELDLFQTGKDSDGIDLAKIAASLKNKKLNDGKQSTAFQPGDKVEVRRGEQAKTVGLVVETALNEIKITVTDSGDPKFVNQKLTVPANDLRKIFNEGDHVRIVEGKHFDETGLVIKIDGDSVILVSDQTKEDVRVFANFLVKATDASSNVDNKNFKYDIKDLVELSASTVGVIVKAEKNIFEILTTDGRLINVKPTAIASKVTQTRREQIATDKNGFTIRIGDTVKESVGDKGREGAILHIYKNALFIKSNEIIENLGIFVTNRMNVSTVATKDSMVSKSFGPDLTSMNPNLKLPDQLALQGLKTRVQGRDKLLYKDVAITNGSYKGLKGKVVEADDIYARVELHTKSKKVKVLKKSLNVLIKGEAIPYLRFIGAAPEEVTPYSRPMNNPSFGTAGDKSVWSGGATPAVGAGGGAGGASTWNRGGGASVWNSGGRTGGASSWGGASSWNNTGGASAWNTSSGGGGGGNASAWGGSKGGASTWGGSGNKGGNSAWGGSKNNSNTGAGSAWGGGSTWGKRGGNSSWGNR; the protein is encoded by the coding sequence ATGTCGGATGAACCAAAGATAAAACAGGAGGAGAATGAGTTaacttttgatgaagagtttaGGAGAGCCGATGATACTGTGCAGACTTCCCACAAGAGAccaagagaagaagatgatgaagagaaggaggaggaggaggaggaggaggaggcTGTAGAAAATGGCAGCAACGAAGACGACGAAGACgacgaagatgaagatgaagacgaAGACGAAGAAAGTGTACCCAATagaaggagaaagaaaaagagaggtgcaaatcaatttttcgATATCGAAGCTGAGgttgatgaggaagaagaagatgaggCAGATGAGGATGACGAGGAGGCGGAAATGTTGAGACAAGAATTCATCACTGATGACCATGCGGGAGACGACCGAGATGAAGCTCACCAGGACGACAGGACGCACAGACAATTTGATCGTCGTCGTCAAGAGGCAGAAGATCAAGACGCCGAGCAGTTGGCAGAAACTTTGAAGCAAAGGTATAGAAAGTCGCATGTTGCCTATAGAGGAGATACTGCTGCCGGAGGAACAGTATCacaaaagttgttgatgccCTCTATTAACGACCCATCGATATACGCTATTAGATGTACTCCCggaaaagagaaagaattgGTTAGGAAGCTTTACGACAAAAAGAGAACGTTGGAGAGACGAAAGATGCCATTGGATATTTTAACAGTTTTTCAAAGAGATTCTTTTAGAGGGTACATATATATTGAAGCAAAAAGATCGGATGCAATAGATAGAGCATTGGAGGGAATGGTGAATGTATTTTTAAGGGACAAACTTTTGGTTTCCGTTAAGGAGTATCCCGATTTGCTAAAGCAAGTCAAATCATCTGATGTTGAAATCGTGCCTGGAATTTATGTGAGAATTACTCGAGGTAAGTACAAAGGTGACCTTGCTATAGTCGAAAATTTGTCGGAGAACGGTTTAGATGTTTTGTGCAAGGTTGTACCTAGACTTGATTACGGGAAAAACGATGAATTTACTGAGGATGGAAAGAGGATAAAGCTGACCATTAGACCACCCCCAAGGTTATTTAGTGGGAAAGATGCAAAGACATACGATCCGGCAAATGTACAGCAAAGGGGTGAAAAAAGGTTCACCTACAAAGGAGATGAGTATGAAGATGGCTTCCTTTAcaaagatttcaaattgcaGTATATTCAAACCAAAGATGTTCATCCCACGCTTGCAGAGCTTGATTTATTCCAAACAGGTAAGGATAGTGACGGTATCGATCTTGCTAAGATAGCTGCATCtttgaagaacaaaaaattaaatgACGGTAAACAATCTACCGCATTTCAACCAGGTGACAAAGTTGAAGTTCGTCGTGGTGAACAAGCAAAGACTGTAGGTCTCGTTGTTGAAACTGCATTAAatgaaattaaaataaCGGTAACGGATAGTGGTGACCCCAAGTTTGTGAACCAAAAATTGACAGTTCCAGCAAATGATTTGAGAaagattttcaatgaaGGTGATCATGTGAGAATTGTTGAGGGAAAGCATTTTGATGAGACAGGGTTagtcatcaaaattgatggtgattCAGTTATATTAGTCAGTGaccaaacaaaagaagatgtTAGGGTGTTTGCCAATTTCTTAGTCAAGGCTACTGATGCATCTTCAAATGTAGATAACAAGAATTTCAAGTATGATATCAAGGACTTGGTCGAATTAAGTGCATCCACAGTAGGGGTCATTGTGAAGGCCGAAAagaatatttttgaaatactTACAACTGACGGAAGACTTATAAATGTCAAGCCAACGGCGATCGCTTCAAAGGTTACCCAAACACGTCGTGAGCAAATTGCTACCGACAAGAATGGATTTACAATTAGGATAGGAGATACCGTGAAGGAGTCTGTTGGGGACAAGGGTAGGGAAGGTGCAATATTGcatatatacaaaaatgCATTATTTATAAAATCCAAcgaaatcattgaaaatttagGTATTTTTGTCACGAATCGGATGAATGTTAGCACTGTTGCAACTAAAGATTCGATGGTGTCCAAGAGCTTTGGCCCTGATTTGACAAGCATGAACCCCAACTTGAAACTTCCCGACCAGCTCGCCCTACAGGGGTTGAAAACCAGGGTACAAGGAAGAGACAAGTTGTTGTATAAGGATGTTGCCATTACCAATGGCAGTTACAAAGGATTGAAGGggaaagttgttgaagcagATGATATATATGCCCGGGTTGAGTTGCATACAAAGAGCAAAAAGGTCAAAGTGCTcaaaaaaagtttgaatgttttgataaaagGAGAAGCTATTCCTTATTTGCGATTTATTGGTGCTGCTCCAGAGGAGGTTACGCCCTATTCTCGACCTATGAACAATCCTTCGTTTGGCACTGCGGGGGATAAATCAGTATGGAGCGGAGGTGCCACTCCAGCAGTTGGTGCTGGTGGAGGCGCTGGAGGCGCTTCGACTTGGAATAGAGGTGGTGGTGCCTCTGTTTGGAACAGTGGTGGAAGGACGGGAGGTGCATCGTCTTGGGGCGGTGCCTCTTCCTGGAACAATACTGGTGGAGCTTCCGCCTGGAACACCAGTAGTGGTGgcggtggtggtggtaatgCTTCCGCTTGGGGTGGTTCCAAAGGAGGTGCTTCGACATGGGGTGGTTCTGGAAACAAAGGAGGCAATTCCGCGTGGGGGGGTTCCAAAAATAACAGCAACACTGGCGCTGGATCAGCATGGGGTGGAGGCTCTACTTGGGGGAAGAGAGGCGGTAATAGTAGTTGGGGAAATCGATGA